In Papaver somniferum cultivar HN1 chromosome 1, ASM357369v1, whole genome shotgun sequence, a genomic segment contains:
- the LOC113309062 gene encoding calcium-dependent protein kinase 8-like — protein MGNCCGTPALTAAGKKKGGKNKQNPFSIDYAVNNNHGSGGNKKLCVLKEPTGRDIGITYELGRELGRGEFGITYLCTDKTTADVYACKSISKKKLRTAIDIEDVRREVEIMKHMPQHPNIVTLKDTYEDDNAVHLVMELCEGGELFDRIVARGHYTERAAAVVTRTIVEVVQMCHEHGVMHRDLKPENFLFANKKETAPLKAIDFGLSVFFKPGERFTEIVGSPYYMAPEVLKRNYGPEVDVWSAGVILYILLCGVPPFWAETEQGVAQAIIRSVIDFKRDPWPKVSDNAKDLVKRMLDPDPRKRLSAQEVLDHPWLQNAHKAPNVSLGETVKSRLKQFSMLNKFKKRALRVVAEHLSVEEVADIKEAFDMMDINNNGKITLLELKAGLHKIGHQISDLDLQILMEAADVDGDGCLDYGEFVAVAVHFRKIGNDEHLHKAFSFFDQNKSGYIEIEELRIALADEVDPNNDEVINAIICDVDTDKDGKISYEEFAAMMKAGTDWRKASRQYSRERFNNLSMKLMKDGSLQFNNEAR, from the exons ATGGGGAATTGTTGTGGGACCCCTGCACTAACAGCTGCTGGGAAGAAAAAAGGAGGGAAGAACAAACAAAATCCATTCTCAATCGATTATGCTGTAAATAATAATCATGGATCTGGtggaaataaaaaattatgtgTTTTGAAAGAACCAACTGGTCGTGACATTGGGATTACATATGAATTAGGTCGTGAACTTGGAAGAGGTGAATTTGGGATTACATATCTTTGCACTGATAAAACAACTGCTGATGTTTATGCATGCAAATCAATCTCAAAGAAGAAATTAAGAACTGCTATAGATATCGAAGATGTTAGGAGGGAGGTTGAAATTATGAAACATATGCCACAACATCCTAATATTGTTACCTTAAAAGATACATATGAAGACGATAATGCTGTACATCTTGTAATGGAGCTATGTGAAGGTGGTGAGTTATTTGATCGAATCGTTGCCAGGGGTCATTACACAGAACGAGCCGCTGCTGTAGTTACTCGTACAATTGTCGAAGTTGTTCAG ATGTGTCACGAGCACGGAGTTATGCATAGAGACCTCAAACCGGAGAATTTTTTATTTgcaaacaagaaggaaacagCACCACTGAAAGCCATTGATTTTGGTTTGTCCGTGTTTTTCAAACCTG GTGAGCGGTTTACTGAGATAGTTGGAAGCCCTTACTACATGGCGCCAGAGGTCCTAAAAAGGAATTATGGCCCAGAGGTTGATGTCTGGAGTGCTGGAGTTATCCTATATATCCTACTTTGTGGTGTTCCTCCTTTTTGGGCTG AAACTGAACAAGGAGTTGCACAGGCGATTATCCGCTCGGTAATAGATTTCAAGAGAGATCCTTGGCCCAAAGTTTCAGATAATGCGAAAGATCTGGTTAAGAGGATGCTTGATCCTGATCCGAGAAAACGTCTTTCAGCTCAAGAAGTACTAG ATCATCCTTGGTTACAGAATGCCCATAAGGCTCCAAATGTTTCGCTGGGTGAAACTGTGAAATCAAGGCTCAAACAGTTCTCCATGTTGAACAAATTCAAAAAGAGAGCCCTAAGG GTGGTGGCTGAGCATTTGTCTGTGGAGGAAGTAGCTGATATAAAAGAAGCATTCGATATGATGGACATTAACAACAATGGCAAGATCACTCTTCTGGAGCTGAAAGCTGGTCTGCACAAAATTGGACATCAGATTTCAGATCTGGATCTTCAGATACTAATGGAAGCT GCTGATGTTGACGGAGATGGATGTCTCGATTATGGAGAGTTCGTTGCAGTTGCAGTCCATTTCCGAAAGATCGGCAATGATGAGCATCTACACAAAGCGTTCTCATTCTTTGATCAAAATAAGAGCGGGTACATAGAGATCGAAGAGCTACGGATAGCTTTGGCTGATGAGGTGGACCCTAACAATGACGAAGTCATCAATGCTATCATTTGTGACGTGGACACAGACAAG GATGGGAAAATAAGTTATGAGGAATTTGCTGCAATGATGAAGGCTGGCACAGATTGGAGGAAAGCATCAAGACAGTACTCCAGAGAGCGCTTCAATAATCTGAGCATGAAGTTGATGAAGGATGGTTCTTTGCAGTTTAACAACGAGGCTAGATGA